A genome region from Hydrogenoanaerobacterium saccharovorans includes the following:
- a CDS encoding RrF2 family transcriptional regulator: protein MTGEFAVAVHALVFLNHKKTTLSSEAISENVCTNPARVRKVMAKLKKSGLVSTKEGADGGYLFIRNPNDVTLREICEAVEAKVVSSAWHSGDTDKQCLIASGMADVMDSICKSLDESCKQELENITITDIEKKIFKNE, encoded by the coding sequence TTGACAGGAGAATTTGCAGTTGCGGTTCATGCGCTGGTGTTTTTAAACCATAAAAAAACGACGCTTTCAAGCGAAGCCATTTCAGAAAATGTATGTACCAACCCTGCCCGTGTACGCAAGGTTATGGCAAAGCTTAAAAAAAGTGGATTGGTTTCAACGAAAGAGGGCGCAGACGGCGGTTACTTGTTTATTCGTAATCCAAATGACGTTACACTAAGAGAAATATGCGAAGCGGTTGAGGCAAAAGTGGTGTCCTCAGCGTGGCACTCTGGGGATACGGATAAGCAATGTCTAATAGCATCCGGTATGGCAGATGTAATGGATTCTATCTGCAAAAGTTTGGATGAATCATGTAAGCAGGAGCTTGAAAACATCACGATTACGGATATTGAAAAAAAAATATTTAAAAATGAGTAA
- a CDS encoding NADH:flavin oxidoreductase/NADH oxidase has translation MKLLEENFIGKQKLRNRIVMPPMCMYMAEDGLVNDFHIAHYTTRALGGVGMIIVESTAVTPNGRISKNDLGLWNNKHINGLKRLTDNIKKYGAVAAVQLNHAGRKSEIANSLPVAPSAIYFSDKYPIPVSLSVDEIHEIIQSFQDAAVRAVEAGFDLIEIHGAHGYLIHEFLSPFSNTRTDEYGGTHENRVRLLKEVLLAVRSVLPKDFPVTVRLSAIDYLDDGLTIEDSVKTVQAVEALIDAVHVSTGGISGTFEKIQDYPAYQVQFAKAIKDAVALPVIAVGQIKNYDLAEAIIRLGNADLVAVGREIIRDPFWAYRLAKREGLDYPMPEGYLVAFNSK, from the coding sequence ATGAAGCTGCTGGAAGAAAATTTTATCGGAAAGCAAAAATTACGCAACAGAATTGTTATGCCGCCTATGTGTATGTATATGGCAGAAGACGGGCTGGTAAACGATTTTCATATTGCTCATTACACTACCAGGGCGTTGGGTGGGGTAGGTATGATTATTGTGGAATCGACTGCTGTTACCCCAAACGGCAGAATTTCAAAGAATGATTTAGGGCTTTGGAACAATAAGCATATCAATGGCTTGAAACGATTGACCGATAACATCAAAAAGTACGGTGCGGTAGCAGCAGTGCAGTTGAACCATGCCGGCAGAAAAAGCGAAATAGCAAACAGCCTACCGGTTGCCCCAAGTGCAATTTATTTTTCAGACAAGTACCCCATACCTGTTTCGCTTTCTGTAGATGAGATACACGAGATTATCCAATCTTTTCAAGATGCCGCAGTGCGGGCAGTAGAAGCCGGCTTTGATTTAATTGAAATTCATGGGGCTCACGGGTATTTGATTCACGAGTTTTTATCACCGTTTTCGAACACCAGAACAGATGAATACGGCGGTACGCATGAAAACAGAGTCCGCTTGTTAAAGGAGGTATTACTTGCTGTGCGCAGCGTACTACCAAAAGACTTTCCTGTAACGGTGAGGTTGTCTGCAATTGATTATTTAGACGACGGTTTAACCATTGAAGATTCTGTAAAGACAGTTCAGGCGGTTGAAGCGTTAATCGATGCCGTTCATGTATCTACAGGCGGAATTAGCGGAACCTTTGAAAAAATTCAAGACTATCCGGCGTATCAGGTACAATTCGCCAAAGCGATTAAAGATGCAGTTGCATTGCCGGTGATTGCGGTTGGTCAAATCAAAAATTACGATCTTGCAGAGGCAATTATTCGTCTTGGTAATGCAGATTTGGTTGCAGTTGGGCGCGAAATAATAAGAGACCCGTTTTGGGCATACAGGCTTGCTAAAAGGGAAGGTTTAGATTATCCTATGCCAGAAGGCTACCTTGTTGCATTTAACAGTAAATAA
- a CDS encoding NAD(P)H-dependent oxidoreductase: protein MPNTKENILQAYYFRYACKEFDSQKKISDEDFDFILEAGRLSPSSFGFEPWKFLVVQNKELREKIKTYAWGAQRQLPTASHFVIILARKAIDTAAGSDYIINFMRNIQKLPEEIVKLKGDFYENFQKKDFDLSDDRKLFDWATKQTYIPLANMMSSAAQIGIDSCPIEGFDKAKIDEILKEENRMDSNHFGISVMVAFGYRAEDAKVPSKTRKSMQEAVEWIY, encoded by the coding sequence ATGCCGAATACCAAAGAAAATATTTTGCAAGCCTATTACTTCAGATACGCCTGCAAAGAGTTTGATTCGCAAAAAAAGATTAGTGACGAGGACTTTGACTTTATACTAGAAGCAGGCAGATTATCCCCCAGTTCTTTTGGCTTTGAGCCGTGGAAATTTCTAGTTGTTCAAAACAAAGAATTACGAGAAAAAATAAAAACATATGCATGGGGTGCGCAAAGGCAGCTGCCCACGGCAAGCCATTTTGTCATCATTTTGGCAAGAAAAGCAATCGATACAGCGGCAGGTTCCGACTATATCATCAATTTTATGAGAAACATTCAAAAATTACCAGAAGAAATTGTAAAGCTGAAAGGCGATTTTTATGAGAATTTTCAAAAGAAAGATTTTGATTTATCGGATGACAGAAAGCTGTTCGACTGGGCTACTAAGCAAACATATATTCCTCTAGCCAACATGATGTCGTCAGCAGCGCAAATAGGAATTGATTCTTGTCCGATAGAAGGCTTTGATAAAGCAAAAATTGATGAAATTCTCAAAGAAGAAAATAGAATGGATTCAAACCATTTTGGTATTTCGGTGATGGTTGCATTTGGTTACAGGGCAGAAGATGCAAAGGTCCCTTCGAAAACAAGAAAATCCATGCAAGAGGCAGTAGAATGGATTTATTAA
- a CDS encoding winged helix-turn-helix transcriptional regulator, with translation MSEPCKTQRNFRRATCPMEYTMNEISGKWKLVILWHIYDEKVIRYGKLKKCLNNITHKVLSNQLKELAASDLIHKEMYYQVPPKVEYSLTEKGKSLIPILNLMYDWGLQFIDTPEVSEV, from the coding sequence ATGAGTGAACCCTGTAAAACGCAACGAAATTTTCGCAGAGCAACCTGCCCAATGGAATATACCATGAACGAAATTTCGGGAAAATGGAAGTTGGTTATATTATGGCATATTTACGACGAAAAAGTGATTCGATACGGCAAATTAAAAAAATGCTTGAATAACATCACGCACAAAGTATTAAGCAATCAGCTGAAAGAGTTGGCAGCATCTGACCTAATCCATAAAGAAATGTATTATCAAGTACCTCCTAAAGTAGAATACTCCCTTACCGAAAAAGGCAAATCTCTCATCCCTATATTGAATTTAATGTACGATTGGGGGCTGCAGTTTATTGATACCCCAGAGGTAAGCGAAGTGTAG
- a CDS encoding DUF6143 family protein, translating to MSDYRNQLFCNNQNDYRKVVNIPIELYESIKGEYFIGYADELSFGNYTSAWARLYNPCNSGVNLHVNVWTVTDISTAPFRAQFWFNADPPGIPSESTLVTPSNTAIRPTPIPKVKLQLASNVTGEPTGGVKAFVRRGEPEITLVETENGKLIFPPGGSFLVFLTLAENPNLSASGRVAFGWWEEKITCPCRY from the coding sequence ATGTCTGATTACAGAAATCAATTATTTTGTAATAACCAAAATGATTATAGAAAAGTAGTTAATATCCCCATAGAGTTATATGAATCTATAAAAGGGGAGTATTTTATCGGTTATGCCGATGAATTGAGTTTTGGTAATTATACCAGCGCATGGGCAAGATTATACAACCCCTGCAATTCGGGGGTGAATCTTCACGTGAATGTTTGGACGGTAACCGATATATCAACAGCCCCCTTCCGAGCGCAATTTTGGTTTAACGCCGATCCTCCCGGAATCCCGTCAGAATCCACCCTTGTTACCCCTTCGAATACGGCAATTCGCCCCACGCCAATACCTAAAGTGAAGTTGCAGTTGGCTTCCAACGTTACAGGCGAACCTACCGGAGGAGTAAAAGCTTTTGTAAGAAGAGGCGAACCGGAAATAACCTTGGTAGAAACAGAAAACGGCAAGCTCATTTTCCCGCCCGGTGGTTCTTTCTTGGTTTTTCTGACATTAGCTGAGAACCCCAATCTTTCGGCTTCCGGACGAGTAGCATTTGGATGGTGGGAAGAAAAAATCACTTGTCCATGTAGATATTGA
- the lpdA gene encoding dihydrolipoyl dehydrogenase, with amino-acid sequence MIGAGSGGYVAAIKAAQLGLRVAVIENREVGGTCLNRGCIPTKTLLHAAQLFAEAQAFDAIGLHVDGISYDISAMHRRKDEVIEKLRAGIENLLKANKIELINGTATIIAPHNISVKTADGAKELTADHILIATGSKPARPPIEGLDLPNVVTSDELLSLSNQVYQRLVIIGGGVIGVEFASVFNALGCTVTVVEAMERVLPAMDREISQNLAMILKKRGVVIHTGAQVQQIVQADGELQCKFTDKNGEQTVAADGVLIAIGRKPNTDELFSNGFTVKMNRGSIVVDDRFCTDVEGVYAIGDVTSGIQLAHVASAQGICVAEQISGCQPTIRLDVVPSCIYTNPEIAVVGISADDAKAQGRAIKTGKFILSANGKSLIENQDRGFVKLVFDAETDVILGAQLMCARATDLVSELSTAIVNKLTATQLAAVIRPHPTFTEAVTEAVEDTGDGSIHSMPRRR; translated from the coding sequence GTGATTGGCGCGGGCTCGGGTGGATATGTCGCCGCCATAAAAGCAGCACAGTTGGGGCTGCGCGTGGCAGTTATAGAAAACCGCGAGGTAGGCGGTACCTGTCTTAACCGCGGCTGTATCCCAACAAAAACCTTACTGCATGCGGCACAATTGTTTGCCGAGGCACAAGCGTTTGACGCAATCGGGCTGCATGTAGATGGAATATCGTACGATATAAGTGCCATGCATCGCCGTAAAGATGAAGTGATAGAAAAGCTACGTGCCGGTATCGAGAATCTGCTCAAGGCAAATAAAATTGAGCTGATAAACGGAACAGCTACAATCATAGCACCTCACAACATATCGGTTAAAACTGCCGATGGAGCAAAGGAGCTTACTGCCGACCATATCCTAATTGCAACCGGTTCTAAACCCGCACGCCCGCCAATTGAGGGGTTGGATTTACCAAATGTAGTTACCAGCGATGAACTGCTGTCGCTCAGCAATCAAGTTTATCAAAGGTTGGTTATCATTGGCGGCGGGGTAATCGGCGTTGAATTTGCATCTGTTTTTAATGCACTTGGTTGTACGGTTACCGTAGTGGAGGCAATGGAGCGTGTTTTACCTGCAATGGACAGGGAAATTTCGCAAAATCTTGCTATGATACTGAAAAAGCGCGGTGTAGTCATCCATACTGGTGCGCAGGTTCAGCAAATTGTGCAAGCGGATGGTGAACTTCAATGTAAATTCACTGACAAAAATGGTGAGCAAACTGTGGCAGCAGATGGAGTACTTATTGCAATCGGTCGCAAGCCAAACACCGATGAATTATTTAGCAATGGCTTTACAGTAAAGATGAACCGAGGCAGTATTGTTGTGGATGATCGTTTTTGTACTGATGTGGAGGGTGTATATGCCATCGGTGACGTTACTTCGGGCATTCAGCTTGCGCATGTGGCTTCAGCGCAGGGGATTTGTGTTGCCGAGCAGATTTCAGGCTGTCAACCTACAATCCGCCTTGATGTTGTACCGTCGTGTATTTACACCAACCCCGAAATTGCCGTAGTCGGTATCTCTGCCGATGATGCAAAAGCACAGGGACGCGCCATAAAGACAGGAAAATTTATACTGTCTGCCAACGGTAAGTCGTTGATTGAAAATCAAGACAGGGGCTTCGTCAAGCTTGTATTTGATGCAGAAACCGATGTAATCCTTGGTGCGCAGTTGATGTGTGCACGCGCTACCGATTTAGTGAGCGAACTTTCTACAGCGATTGTAAACAAGCTTACGGCAACACAACTTGCCGCTGTAATCCGCCCGCATCCAACTTTTACAGAAGCAGTTACCGAGGCGGTGGAAGACACAGGGGATGGGTCGATACACAGTATGCCCCGCCGCAGATAG
- a CDS encoding lipoate--protein ligase, translating into MITKTQYYITQNTLPYRNLALEEYLLETVPVGTCVLYLWQNRFTVVAGRNQNAWQECRIAELEADRGYFARRLSGGGAVFHDLGNLNFTFLVREEDYNVSRQIDVILSAVKAFGIQAEKSGRNDITVQGRKFSGNAFYRSGGSCYHHGTLLVNVNMQDLSRYLNVSAAKLSSKGVSSVKSRVANLIDFCPELTIKQLQHSLINSFAKTYGCTPSCIADDKIDWQRVEQLTEKFSSWEWKFGHRLEFQYQLTHRFVWGDIQIQLSLDRGRVLQAAVYSDAMDAWLIAQIPQQVRGCVFSSKALAASLNPLLQDTKGEQEKKIIYDLQDLIHKQEF; encoded by the coding sequence ATGATTACAAAAACACAATATTACATCACCCAAAACACACTGCCCTACCGCAACCTTGCACTTGAAGAATATCTGCTGGAAACAGTGCCCGTCGGCACTTGCGTCCTTTACCTTTGGCAAAACCGCTTCACTGTTGTGGCGGGGCGTAACCAAAATGCATGGCAAGAGTGCAGAATAGCAGAGCTGGAGGCTGACCGCGGCTATTTTGCACGGCGCCTTTCGGGCGGCGGCGCAGTGTTTCACGACCTTGGTAATCTCAATTTTACTTTTTTAGTAAGAGAAGAAGATTATAATGTGAGCCGCCAAATAGATGTTATTTTGAGCGCAGTAAAAGCTTTTGGTATTCAGGCAGAGAAATCGGGCAGAAACGATATTACCGTACAGGGACGCAAGTTTTCGGGCAATGCGTTTTATCGCAGTGGGGGCAGTTGTTACCATCATGGCACATTGCTTGTTAACGTAAATATGCAAGATTTGTCACGCTATCTCAATGTTTCGGCAGCAAAACTTTCATCCAAAGGGGTAAGCTCGGTAAAAAGCCGTGTTGCAAACCTAATAGATTTTTGCCCTGAGCTTACAATCAAGCAGTTACAGCACAGCTTAATCAATTCGTTTGCTAAAACTTACGGGTGTACCCCGTCATGTATTGCAGATGACAAAATAGATTGGCAGAGGGTGGAACAGCTTACCGAAAAATTTTCATCTTGGGAGTGGAAATTCGGTCATCGGCTGGAATTTCAGTATCAACTCACTCACCGTTTTGTGTGGGGAGATATTCAAATTCAGTTATCGCTCGACCGTGGAAGGGTTTTACAGGCGGCGGTTTATTCTGATGCCATGGATGCTTGGCTTATTGCACAAATTCCGCAGCAGGTGCGAGGATGTGTGTTTTCTTCAAAAGCGCTTGCAGCATCGTTAAACCCTTTATTGCAAGATACAAAGGGCGAACAAGAAAAGAAAATTATTTATGACTTGCAAGATTTAATCCATAAGCAAGAATTTTAA
- the gcvPB gene encoding aminomethyl-transferring glycine dehydrogenase subunit GcvPB — translation MKLIIEKSREGRGCTILPECDVPVTTLPKSQTRSAAPRLPQIAETDISRHYTQLMKRTHGVNDGFYPLGSCTMKYNPRINEEIAALPQFSKIHPLQPQHTVQGCLEVFAKAEQYLCEITGMDAMSFQPAAGAHGEFTGLLLIKAYHKSRGDSNRTKIIVPDSAHGTNPASATMAGYTIVNVPSQADGCVDIEKLKSVVGSDTAGLMLTNPNTVGLFDKNILEITKIIHDAGGLCYYDGANLNAVMGIVRPGDMGFDVIHLNLHKTFSTPHGGGGPGSGPVGCKNLLTPFLPAPHWHKEGEGYAFDTESPQSIGRVKEFYGNFLVVVKALTYILTLGSEGITEAAQNAVLNANYLMNRLSDLYDMAFQHTCMHEFVITLERLKKEHGVSAMDIAKGLLDNGIHPPTMYFPLIVHEALMVEPTETESKDTLDEAAEVFRKLYHTAQTNPESLHNAPITTPVRRLDEVGAARNPRLKYEFEL, via the coding sequence ATGAAGCTGATAATTGAGAAAAGCCGCGAGGGCAGGGGCTGTACCATTCTGCCCGAATGCGATGTACCTGTTACAACGTTACCTAAAAGCCAAACCCGCTCAGCTGCACCCCGTCTACCTCAGATTGCCGAGACTGACATCAGCCGTCATTATACCCAGCTGATGAAGCGCACACATGGTGTCAACGATGGCTTTTATCCGCTTGGCTCGTGTACTATGAAGTATAATCCGCGTATCAACGAAGAAATTGCCGCATTGCCACAGTTTAGCAAAATTCATCCTTTACAGCCTCAACATACCGTACAGGGGTGTCTTGAGGTTTTTGCAAAAGCTGAGCAGTACCTGTGCGAAATTACCGGTATGGATGCGATGTCCTTTCAGCCTGCGGCTGGTGCGCATGGCGAGTTTACCGGTTTGCTGCTGATTAAAGCTTACCACAAATCGCGCGGAGACAGCAACCGCACCAAAATTATTGTGCCCGATTCAGCCCATGGCACCAATCCCGCAAGTGCAACAATGGCAGGGTATACCATCGTCAATGTGCCGTCACAGGCGGATGGCTGCGTAGACATCGAAAAGCTGAAATCGGTTGTCGGCAGCGACACAGCGGGTTTAATGCTTACCAACCCAAACACCGTTGGTTTGTTTGATAAGAATATACTTGAAATAACAAAAATTATCCACGATGCAGGCGGCCTGTGTTATTATGACGGCGCTAATTTGAATGCGGTAATGGGCATTGTTCGCCCCGGAGATATGGGATTTGATGTAATCCACCTTAATTTACACAAAACGTTTTCTACTCCACATGGAGGTGGCGGCCCGGGCAGTGGCCCTGTAGGGTGTAAAAATCTGCTTACCCCGTTTTTGCCTGCACCGCACTGGCATAAAGAGGGTGAAGGGTACGCGTTTGATACCGAATCACCGCAGAGCATCGGCCGTGTAAAAGAGTTTTACGGCAACTTTTTGGTTGTGGTAAAGGCACTTACCTATATCCTCACACTTGGCAGCGAGGGCATTACCGAGGCTGCCCAAAATGCGGTACTCAACGCAAATTATTTGATGAATCGTCTCTCAGACCTTTACGACATGGCGTTTCAACACACGTGTATGCATGAGTTTGTCATAACGCTGGAACGCCTTAAAAAAGAACACGGAGTTTCTGCCATGGATATTGCAAAAGGTCTGCTTGATAACGGCATTCACCCGCCTACGATGTATTTCCCGCTGATTGTACACGAGGCGCTGATGGTGGAGCCCACCGAAACGGAGAGTAAAGACACACTTGACGAGGCAGCAGAGGTGTTCCGCAAGCTGTATCATACCGCCCAAACTAACCCCGAATCGCTGCATAACGCGCCCATTACCACGCCTGTACGCCGTTTAGATGAGGTGGGCGCTGCGAGAAATCCGCGGCTGAAATATGAATTTGAACTATGA
- the gcvPA gene encoding aminomethyl-transferring glycine dehydrogenase subunit GcvPA, translated as MGSYVPSTLSERQQMLEGMGLKKMEELFADVPQNMLLTEPLDLPQGKSEFEVRRTMEQIANKNVVFQSIFRGAGAYHHYIPAIVKSVISKEEFLTAYTPYQAEISQGILQSIFEYQTMICELTGMDVSNASVYDGATAAAEAVAMCKERKRVKALISATTHPDVIQTVQTYCDGADTELIIVPAKNGVTDADALATMLDDTVSCFYVQQPNYLGVLEDVESLGSLVHTAGAKYIMGCNPMTLALLKTPAECGADIAVGDGQPLGMSLSFGGPYLGYMAAKSAVARKLPGRIVGETVDIDGKRAFVLTLQAREQHIRREKASSNICTNQALCAMTASVYLTAMGARGLTQVAQQCMSKAHYLADRLAEIGFTPKFSNEFFHEFVTDSPIATKQVMCALEAKGILGGYPLGDELSGCILWCATEQNTKEEIDTLIAVLKEVCGK; from the coding sequence ATGGGCAGTTATGTCCCGTCTACCTTGTCTGAGCGTCAGCAAATGCTAGAGGGCATGGGATTAAAAAAGATGGAGGAGTTGTTTGCAGATGTTCCGCAAAACATGCTACTTACAGAACCGCTGGATTTACCCCAAGGTAAATCGGAGTTTGAGGTTCGCCGCACGATGGAACAAATCGCAAATAAGAATGTTGTGTTTCAATCCATTTTTCGGGGTGCGGGTGCATATCATCACTACATCCCTGCCATAGTAAAAAGCGTTATTTCAAAAGAAGAGTTTCTCACTGCCTATACGCCGTATCAGGCAGAAATCAGTCAAGGCATTTTACAGTCGATTTTTGAGTATCAAACAATGATTTGCGAACTTACAGGGATGGATGTTTCCAATGCTTCGGTGTACGACGGTGCAACGGCTGCTGCCGAAGCAGTTGCAATGTGTAAAGAGCGTAAACGTGTTAAGGCACTGATTTCTGCTACTACTCATCCTGATGTGATACAGACAGTTCAAACCTACTGTGATGGTGCTGATACCGAATTAATTATTGTGCCTGCTAAAAACGGCGTTACCGATGCGGATGCACTGGCAACTATGCTTGATGATACTGTATCGTGCTTTTATGTACAGCAGCCCAATTATCTTGGTGTGTTAGAAGATGTAGAAAGTTTAGGCAGCCTTGTTCATACTGCTGGTGCGAAATACATAATGGGATGCAACCCCATGACATTGGCTCTTTTAAAAACCCCTGCCGAGTGCGGGGCGGATATTGCAGTGGGGGACGGACAGCCGCTAGGTATGTCCCTAAGCTTTGGCGGGCCGTACCTTGGCTATATGGCGGCAAAATCTGCTGTAGCGCGCAAACTACCGGGCAGAATTGTTGGCGAAACCGTTGATATTGACGGCAAACGTGCTTTTGTGCTTACCTTGCAGGCGCGTGAGCAGCACATACGCCGCGAAAAAGCCTCAAGCAACATATGCACCAATCAGGCACTTTGTGCAATGACTGCATCGGTGTATCTTACCGCTATGGGAGCAAGGGGGCTTACACAGGTGGCACAACAATGTATGTCTAAGGCGCATTATCTTGCCGATAGGCTTGCTGAAATTGGTTTTACGCCTAAATTTAGCAACGAATTTTTTCACGAATTTGTTACCGATAGCCCAATTGCAACTAAACAGGTGATGTGTGCGCTTGAGGCAAAAGGCATTTTGGGCGGATACCCGCTTGGAGATGAACTGAGCGGATGCATTTTATGGTGTGCAACCGAACAAAACACAAAAGAAGAGATTGACACCCTAATTGCTGTTTTAAAGGAGGTGTGCGGTAAATGA
- the gcvH gene encoding glycine cleavage system protein GcvH codes for MNIPKELLYSKSHEWVKLEGDKAKIGLTDYAQNALGDLVFVNMPQEGDSVTMQEAFADVESVKAVSDVFSPVTATVCAINEELLDHPELINQTPYDAWFIEVEGISQKEELLTPEQYEALLKEEE; via the coding sequence ATGAACATTCCGAAGGAGTTGCTTTATTCAAAATCGCACGAGTGGGTAAAATTAGAGGGAGATAAAGCAAAAATTGGGTTGACCGATTATGCACAAAACGCTTTGGGTGACCTTGTATTTGTAAACATGCCGCAAGAGGGCGATTCCGTTACAATGCAAGAGGCTTTTGCCGATGTTGAATCTGTTAAAGCGGTGTCCGATGTGTTTAGCCCCGTTACTGCAACGGTGTGCGCTATAAACGAAGAACTGCTCGACCATCCTGAGCTTATCAACCAAACACCGTACGACGCTTGGTTTATCGAAGTGGAGGGTATCTCCCAAAAGGAGGAACTGCTTACTCCCGAGCAGTATGAAGCATTGCTGAAAGAGGAGGAATAG
- the gcvT gene encoding glycine cleavage system aminomethyltransferase GcvT: MELKTPLYDCHVALGGKIVPFAGYLLPVQYETGVITEHMAVRTKAGLFDVSHMGEVLFSGRDALGNINQLLTNDFSGMYDGQVRYSPMCNEAGGVVDDLIVYRMDEQRYMVVVNAANRHKDVAWMKERLFGDVQFEDVSDTYAQVALQGPKAHDILMKLADTEHIPVKYYSFVKDGIVAGIQCIVSKTGYTGEDGYELYCAPEDASVLWNTLLKTGKEFGLIPCGLGARDTLRLEAAMPLYGHEMTDDITPLESGLGFFVKMEKPDFIGKAALAAKGTPNHKRVGLKITGRGIAREQCPVYAGKTQIGMVTSGTHCPYLGGAYAMAILPLEYAAVGTAVEVDVRGRRITAEVVKLPFYKR; encoded by the coding sequence ATGGAATTGAAGACACCACTGTACGATTGTCATGTTGCCCTTGGCGGAAAAATAGTACCGTTTGCAGGCTATTTACTGCCTGTACAGTACGAAACCGGTGTGATTACCGAGCATATGGCAGTGCGTACCAAAGCAGGTTTATTTGATGTTTCACACATGGGGGAAGTTTTGTTCAGCGGCAGGGATGCTTTGGGGAACATTAATCAGCTGTTAACCAACGATTTTTCAGGTATGTACGACGGTCAGGTTCGCTACAGCCCAATGTGCAACGAAGCTGGCGGAGTTGTAGACGACCTTATTGTTTATCGCATGGATGAACAGCGTTACATGGTAGTGGTGAATGCCGCCAACCGCCATAAAGATGTTGCGTGGATGAAAGAGCGTTTGTTTGGTGATGTGCAGTTTGAAGATGTTTCTGATACATATGCGCAGGTAGCACTGCAAGGGCCAAAAGCACACGATATTCTTATGAAATTAGCCGATACCGAGCATATTCCCGTAAAATACTATAGCTTTGTAAAAGATGGTATCGTGGCGGGTATTCAATGTATTGTATCTAAAACAGGGTATACAGGGGAGGACGGATATGAGCTTTACTGTGCACCCGAAGATGCCTCTGTACTGTGGAACACTTTACTCAAAACAGGCAAAGAGTTTGGGCTGATACCGTGCGGGCTTGGCGCACGCGACACTTTGCGGCTGGAGGCTGCAATGCCGCTTTATGGCCACGAAATGACAGACGACATCACCCCTTTGGAGTCGGGTCTGGGGTTTTTCGTTAAGATGGAAAAGCCCGATTTTATAGGTAAAGCAGCGCTGGCTGCAAAAGGTACGCCTAACCACAAGCGTGTTGGGCTTAAAATAACCGGGCGTGGTATAGCACGCGAGCAATGCCCCGTTTATGCGGGAAAAACGCAAATCGGTATGGTTACATCGGGCACGCATTGCCCGTATCTCGGCGGTGCCTATGCTATGGCTATTTTACCTCTTGAATATGCCGCTGTCGGCACAGCGGTAGAAGTAGATGTACGAGGTAGGCGTATTACCGCGGAGGTTGTAAAACTACCATTTTATAAACGTTAA